The following coding sequences are from one Ramlibacter henchirensis window:
- a CDS encoding DNA-directed RNA polymerase subunit alpha translates to MQTNLLKPKAINVEQLGPNRAKVTLEPFERGYGHTLGNALRRVLLSSMVGYAATEVTIAGVLHEYSSIDGVQEDVVSILLNLKGVVFKLHNRDEVTLSLRKDGEGVVTAADIQTPHDVEIINPDHVIAHLSQGGKIDMQIKVEKGRGYVPGTMRRYADEPTKSIGRIVLDASFSPVKRVSYTVESARVEQRTDLDKLVVEIETNGAITAEDAVRASAKILVEQLAVFAQLEGSELAAFDQPVQRSSQQFDPILLRPVDELELTVRSANCLKAENIYYIGDLIQRTENELLKTPNLGRKSLNEIKEVLASRGLTLGMKLESWPPAGLDKR, encoded by the coding sequence ATGCAAACCAACCTGCTGAAACCCAAAGCCATCAACGTGGAACAGCTTGGCCCCAACCGGGCCAAGGTGACGCTGGAGCCGTTCGAGCGCGGTTACGGCCACACGCTGGGCAACGCCCTGCGCCGCGTGCTGCTCTCCTCGATGGTCGGGTATGCGGCAACCGAAGTCACCATCGCCGGTGTGCTTCACGAGTACTCGTCGATCGACGGCGTCCAGGAAGACGTGGTCAGCATCCTGCTGAACCTCAAGGGCGTGGTCTTCAAGCTGCACAACCGCGACGAGGTCACACTGTCGCTGCGCAAGGACGGCGAGGGCGTGGTCACCGCCGCCGACATCCAGACGCCGCACGACGTCGAGATCATCAATCCCGACCATGTCATCGCCCACCTCTCGCAGGGCGGCAAGATCGACATGCAGATCAAGGTCGAGAAGGGCCGCGGCTACGTGCCGGGCACGATGCGCCGCTACGCCGACGAGCCGACCAAGTCCATCGGCCGGATCGTGCTGGACGCCTCGTTCTCGCCGGTCAAGCGCGTGAGCTACACGGTTGAGAGCGCGCGCGTGGAGCAGCGCACCGACCTGGACAAGCTGGTCGTCGAGATCGAGACCAACGGCGCCATCACCGCCGAAGACGCGGTGCGCGCCTCGGCCAAGATCCTGGTCGAGCAGCTGGCCGTGTTCGCGCAGCTCGAGGGCAGCGAACTGGCCGCCTTCGACCAGCCGGTGCAGCGCAGCTCGCAGCAGTTCGACCCGATCCTGCTGCGCCCGGTGGACGAGCTGGAACTCACCGTCCGCTCGGCCAACTGCCTGAAAGCCGAGAACATCTACTACATCGGCGACCTGATCCAGCGCACCGAAAACGAGCTGCTCAAGACCCCGAACCTGGGCCGCAAGTCGCTCAACGAGATCAAGGAAGTGCTGGCTTCGCGCGGGCTCACGCTCGGCATGAAGCTCGAGAGCTGGCCCCCGGCCGGCCTCGACAAGCGTTAA
- a CDS encoding LysR family transcriptional regulator, whose translation MPQRDIRSLDVAMLRTFDALMRERSVSRAAGRLFLSQPAVSASLNRLREVFGDPLFTRTSHGIVPTARAHALGPQVAKVLADIAGLLEGDRFDPARSQRVFRVAGSDHASRLVLPELSRRLVDAGSQARIHWVPPGLWSLAEHLHRRELDLAVVARIHRPRDIETQVLYEDHYVHVVRRAHPQASEPLTLDTFCSTPQVFLGYGTSTLDDTIDETLRRSGHARLAQVAVSSFGQIVHQLLHSDHAAVLGRRVALHYAEQLCIREVPFELPRYQSLLCWSPGAASDTGVTWLREQVADIVGIEPESGAAVAQ comes from the coding sequence ATGCCCCAGCGTGATATCCGCAGCCTCGACGTCGCCATGCTGCGCACCTTCGACGCGCTGATGCGCGAGCGCAGCGTCTCGCGCGCGGCGGGGCGTTTGTTCCTCAGCCAGCCGGCGGTCAGCGCATCCCTCAACCGCCTGCGCGAGGTGTTCGGCGATCCGCTTTTCACGCGCACGTCGCACGGTATCGTGCCCACGGCGCGCGCGCATGCGCTCGGTCCTCAGGTCGCGAAGGTGCTGGCCGACATCGCCGGCCTGCTGGAAGGCGACCGGTTCGATCCGGCGCGCAGCCAGCGCGTGTTCCGCGTCGCTGGATCGGACCACGCGAGCCGGCTCGTGTTGCCGGAGCTTTCACGAAGGTTGGTCGACGCGGGGTCGCAGGCCCGCATTCACTGGGTGCCGCCGGGCCTATGGTCGCTCGCGGAGCATCTCCACCGACGTGAACTGGATCTGGCCGTGGTCGCTCGCATCCACCGGCCTCGCGACATCGAGACGCAAGTGCTCTATGAGGACCACTACGTCCACGTCGTGCGCCGCGCCCATCCGCAAGCAAGCGAGCCGCTCACGCTGGATACCTTCTGCTCGACGCCCCAGGTCTTCCTGGGCTACGGCACGTCGACGCTGGACGACACGATCGACGAGACGCTGCGCCGGTCAGGCCATGCGCGCCTCGCGCAGGTCGCGGTCAGCAGCTTCGGGCAGATCGTCCACCAGCTGCTGCACAGCGACCATGCCGCGGTGCTGGGCCGCCGCGTCGCATTGCACTACGCCGAGCAGCTGTGCATCCGCGAAGTGCCGTTCGAGCTGCCGCGCTACCAGTCTCTGCTGTGCTGGTCGCCCGGCGCCGCGAGTGACACCGGCGTGACCTGGTTGCGCGAGCAGGTCGCGGACATCGTGGGCATCGAACCCGAGTCCGGCGCAGCCGTCGCTCAATAA
- a CDS encoding FAS1-like dehydratase domain-containing protein, whose protein sequence is MAADEQVWREWVGRTETVRDAIHPTPVMQLNATLDREPAAEPGAPLPPLWHWLYFLPRHRQSEIGEDGHAKRGGFLPPVPLPRRMWAAGRFQFHSPIRIGDAVERRSTIEDVTQKAGRTGPLVFVTVRHEVFCNGSAAPALTEHHDIVYREARKPGDVEPPPQKPQDSPAWRREIVPDDVLLFRYSALTFNGHRIHYDRRYVTEVEGYPGLIVHGPLIATLLMDLLRREQPDADVASFRFRATRPTFDLHPFHVNARPSEDGRSVRLWAQDHEGWLTMAATATLR, encoded by the coding sequence ATGGCGGCAGACGAGCAGGTCTGGCGTGAGTGGGTCGGCAGGACAGAGACGGTCCGCGACGCGATCCATCCCACGCCGGTGATGCAGCTGAACGCGACGCTCGATCGCGAGCCGGCCGCAGAACCCGGCGCACCCTTGCCGCCGCTGTGGCACTGGCTCTACTTCCTGCCGCGCCACAGGCAATCCGAGATCGGCGAAGACGGGCACGCGAAGCGCGGCGGATTCCTGCCGCCCGTTCCGCTGCCCAGGCGCATGTGGGCCGCGGGCCGATTCCAGTTTCACTCACCCATCCGCATCGGCGATGCGGTCGAGCGCCGGTCCACCATCGAAGACGTAACGCAGAAGGCCGGCCGCACCGGGCCGCTGGTGTTCGTGACGGTGCGGCACGAGGTGTTCTGCAATGGCTCGGCCGCCCCCGCGCTGACCGAGCACCACGACATCGTCTACCGCGAGGCGCGCAAGCCGGGCGACGTCGAGCCGCCGCCGCAGAAGCCGCAGGACTCGCCCGCGTGGCGGCGCGAGATCGTGCCCGACGACGTGCTGCTGTTCCGCTATTCGGCGCTGACGTTCAACGGGCATCGCATCCACTACGACCGCCGCTACGTCACCGAGGTGGAGGGCTACCCCGGGCTCATCGTGCACGGTCCGCTGATCGCCACGCTGCTGATGGACCTGCTGCGGCGCGAGCAGCCCGATGCCGACGTGGCGTCGTTCCGGTTCCGCGCCACCCGGCCCACCTTCGACCTGCATCCCTTCCACGTCAACGCACGGCCTTCTGAGGATGGACGTTCGGTGCGCCTCTGGGCGCAGGACCACGAAGGCTGGCTCACCATGGCCGCGACGGCCACGCTGCGCTGA
- a CDS encoding Bug family tripartite tricarboxylate transporter substrate binding protein yields MQLSRRQWMAAAGAGLAAWSLPGLAQSPPFPSRPVRIVPFGTAGGPIDTLARVYGDKLASRWGQPAVVEPRPGASGILAADLVAKATPDGHTVLMTLPLTHVNAAILQPKLPYDPVKDFTPLSMLATGGPMLVARADAPYSNVREFVEHAKKQPRGMTYGTWGTGSTAHLFCELLRRQTGTNLIHAAYKSESSAHNDLFGGVLDFAWANPSSARNHTQGGKMKVLGITGTSRVSTMPQVPTFKEQGFQGFDIDSWIGVYGPARLPDPVVQAWVTALREITQMPDIQARLTGYGFEPLGNTPAQFVERYRADYPRMVELIKAAGVTAD; encoded by the coding sequence ATGCAGCTCAGCAGGAGGCAGTGGATGGCCGCCGCCGGCGCAGGCCTCGCGGCGTGGTCGCTCCCGGGCCTGGCACAAAGCCCCCCGTTCCCCAGCCGCCCCGTTCGCATCGTGCCGTTCGGCACGGCCGGCGGACCAATCGACACGCTGGCGCGCGTCTACGGCGACAAGCTCGCTTCGCGCTGGGGGCAGCCCGCCGTCGTCGAACCGCGCCCGGGCGCCAGCGGCATCCTCGCCGCCGACCTGGTGGCGAAGGCGACGCCCGATGGACACACGGTGCTGATGACCTTGCCGCTCACGCACGTGAACGCCGCCATCCTGCAGCCCAAGCTGCCGTACGACCCGGTCAAGGACTTCACGCCGCTCTCGATGCTGGCGACCGGCGGCCCGATGCTCGTGGCGCGTGCCGACGCGCCGTACAGCAACGTTCGCGAGTTCGTCGAGCATGCGAAGAAGCAGCCGCGCGGCATGACATACGGAACCTGGGGCACGGGCTCCACTGCACACCTGTTCTGCGAACTGCTGCGGCGGCAGACGGGCACCAACCTGATCCACGCCGCCTACAAGTCCGAATCGTCGGCTCACAACGACCTGTTCGGCGGCGTGCTGGACTTCGCGTGGGCCAACCCTTCGAGCGCGCGCAACCACACACAGGGCGGCAAGATGAAGGTGCTGGGCATCACCGGCACCAGCCGCGTGTCCACCATGCCGCAGGTGCCCACCTTCAAGGAACAGGGCTTCCAGGGCTTCGACATCGACAGCTGGATCGGCGTGTACGGCCCGGCGCGGCTGCCCGATCCCGTGGTGCAGGCCTGGGTGACCGCTCTTCGGGAGATCACGCAGATGCCGGACATCCAGGCGCGCCTGACCGGCTACGGCTTTGAGCCGCTGGGCAACACGCCCGCCCAGTTCGTCGAGCGCTACCGCGCGGACTACCCGCGCATGGTGGAGTTGATCAAGGCCGCCGGCGTGACGGCCGATTGA
- the rplQ gene encoding 50S ribosomal protein L17 has translation MRHGHGLRKLNRTSEHRLAMLRNMMNSLIEHEVIKTTVPKAKELRRVVEPMITLGKEPTLANKRLAFDRLRDRDIVAKLFTELGPRYKARPGGYTRILKMGFRVGDNAPMALVELVDRPEPTEAPAGEQNNAQ, from the coding sequence ATGCGTCACGGCCACGGCCTTCGCAAACTCAATCGCACCAGCGAGCACCGCCTCGCCATGCTGCGCAACATGATGAATTCGCTGATCGAGCACGAGGTGATCAAGACCACCGTGCCCAAGGCGAAGGAACTGCGCCGCGTGGTCGAGCCCATGATCACGCTTGGCAAGGAGCCGACGCTGGCCAACAAGCGGCTGGCGTTCGACCGCCTGCGCGATCGCGACATCGTCGCCAAGCTGTTCACCGAACTGGGCCCGCGCTACAAGGCCCGTCCGGGCGGCTACACGCGCATCTTGAAGATGGGCTTTCGCGTCGGCGACAACGCGCCGATGGCGCTCGTCGAACTGGTCGACCGTCCCGAGCCCACCGAGGCTCCCGCCGGCGAGCAGAACAACGCGCAATAG
- a CDS encoding aromatic ring-hydroxylating dioxygenase subunit alpha, translating to MNDIASGAPRRVIPIEIDSGTAYGKPAPAHRKDLTEVGPGTPMGELLRRYWHPVGLSSDATDTPRQVRVLGEELILFRDKTGRPGLVYPHCAHRGSSLFYGKVEERGIRCCYHGWLFDVQGRCVEQPCEPQGGRARDKVRQPWYPVQELYGLVWAYMGPPDRKPVLPRYECLEKLEDGEFLEANANSIGGGGPQIIPCNWLQHYENLVDPFHVVILHSSFSGTQFVEQMTLMPQVQWEVQPHSVRTISVRKMPDGKTFRRISEAGLPTLRVIPSPRVGRYGPVESLGWVLPIDDHHFRIYVVGRVREQGELTRMRSRLNGKLWEELSAEEHQQFPGDYEAMVSQGAIARHSEEHLATSDRGIVMLRRLLQQQLEVVAAGGDPAGVFFDPDAPPVVFTAGNFLED from the coding sequence ATGAACGACATCGCTTCCGGCGCGCCGCGGCGCGTCATCCCGATCGAGATCGACAGCGGCACGGCCTACGGCAAACCGGCCCCGGCGCATCGCAAGGACCTCACCGAGGTTGGCCCGGGCACGCCCATGGGCGAGCTGCTGCGGCGCTACTGGCACCCGGTGGGCCTTTCATCCGACGCGACGGACACGCCGCGGCAGGTCCGCGTGCTGGGCGAGGAGCTGATCCTGTTCCGCGACAAGACCGGACGGCCCGGGCTCGTCTATCCGCACTGCGCTCATCGCGGCTCTTCGCTGTTCTACGGCAAGGTGGAAGAGCGCGGGATCCGCTGCTGCTACCACGGCTGGCTGTTCGACGTGCAGGGCCGCTGCGTGGAGCAGCCGTGCGAGCCGCAAGGCGGCCGCGCGCGCGACAAGGTGCGCCAGCCCTGGTACCCCGTGCAGGAGCTGTACGGACTGGTGTGGGCCTACATGGGCCCGCCGGATCGCAAGCCGGTGCTGCCGCGCTACGAATGCCTGGAGAAGCTCGAGGACGGCGAATTCCTCGAAGCCAACGCCAACAGCATCGGCGGCGGGGGGCCGCAGATCATTCCCTGCAACTGGCTGCAGCACTACGAGAACCTGGTGGATCCCTTCCACGTGGTCATCCTGCATTCGTCTTTCAGCGGCACGCAGTTCGTGGAGCAGATGACGCTGATGCCGCAGGTCCAATGGGAAGTGCAGCCGCACAGCGTGCGGACGATCTCGGTACGCAAGATGCCCGACGGCAAGACCTTCCGCCGCATCAGCGAAGCAGGCCTGCCGACGTTGCGCGTGATCCCCAGTCCGCGCGTGGGGCGCTACGGCCCGGTCGAATCGCTCGGCTGGGTGCTGCCCATCGACGACCACCACTTCCGCATCTACGTGGTCGGCCGCGTTCGCGAGCAGGGCGAACTCACGCGCATGCGTTCGCGGCTGAACGGCAAGCTGTGGGAGGAGCTCTCCGCAGAGGAGCACCAGCAGTTCCCCGGCGACTACGAGGCGATGGTGAGCCAGGGCGCGATCGCCAGGCACTCCGAAGAGCACCTGGCCACGAGCGACCGCGGCATCGTGATGCTGCGCCGGCTGCTGCAGCAGCAGCTGGAGGTCGTGGCAGCGGGCGGCGACCCTGCCGGCGTGTTCTTCGATCCGGATGCGCCGCCGGTGGTGTTCACTGCCGGCAACTTCCTCGAGGACTGA